The window CCTGGTCATGGTTGCGGACTCCACAGCACCACGTGGGTCATGGATGCTAGGAAGAGTCCTGCAAACCTTCCCTGATAAGAGAGGTCTGGTACGTGTGGTTCGTTTGCAGACCAAGACAAACATCACTGAACGACCCATAACCAAAATATGCTTGCTTAATGAAGCTAAAGAGTAATTGGTTCCCATTTCAAATGGGCTATTTTTTCGGTATTTATGGCTCTTTTGATATATGATGTATGTGGGAAGATATATGATGTATGTGCTTTGTGGCTCAGCGAACACAGGTGTTGCTGATTTGGGAAGCAAACGGTTTTCGACTGTGCCTTGCCTTCGGGGTGAGCAATTCGGTTTGTCGTTTTGGTTACATGTATTATGAGTCAAAGTTATTACCGCTGTATGATATATGGAGGTAAATAAACAGTGCAAGATAATTGTAACATTGAACTCTCCTTTTGCTGTGTTCGAGCACACTGGGCGCACGTCTAAACCTAATCCGCCGTATTAGCAACCAGTACTAGACTTCGTTTAGGACTTAGTCAGTACAGGTCTACTGGGCAGAGAGACTCTGGTTGAAGTGACTGATGTTATTATTTCTCCTTGGAAagtcaatacatacatacatacaaagacAATACATCCAATCCCAGTTGGGTACAGGTGCAGAACAAAAGTAGCATGCGAAGGAAAAAGAGAGGTAGTTCTGGGTGCTGACAAAGTATCAGAGCTCAGGCCAGGTTTGGTTTTGAAATGATTTGCAACCAAATGATGAAATCTTAAGAGTTGGAAAGTtagaaaggccagttattttaaattgaaagtTGTCAAAAATTGGAATTGCTGAACCTTATAAGCATGGAAGAAGCTGCATCATCCCTGTCATATCTGGATAGGGGAGGGAATGGCTTATGGGTCAGAATAAGAGTTATTCCTGAACTCACCATGCCCTCCTCTCTTTGCAATATAACAAGGTTCCTGTTGTCATTGCTGTGGACCAAGTTCAcgcggcgatacactggtaagagctaatgacgTTTATTCTTTGGCGTATGATTTAGTTTAGGGACATTTGTATagaagtgtgttgtttgtatgatgttcattgtgtcattttataacataatataactttgtacagcactttgttcagcctaggttggttttaaatgtgctctataaatacatTGACttgacccttgtgttgtcttcctgtcgaccatgcaacCTTTTGGTTTTCTGGGTCATAATTTTaaatcaaaacttttttttttgaaaaacgtATGGAACTACACATAATTTTTTGtatgacaatttggttgaaagaaacccaaaattctgatataggaatttagttttttcttcacatGGAAAGAGAAGACAGAATGTTGCCTTTTAGAACTTTTGGAAGTTTGCTATATTCAGTATGTGGACTACCTCACTCTTTCCTTTGCCAATTTGTATTACATTACTGCtgatcaatttccaaaacattctgcagcgtttaattttttttcaaagtgaatTTTATCAATGTTTCTTCTCTACCCTTCAGGCAGCAAAGACAGGTCATCTATCAAAGGGAAGAACATCGTATATATTTTAATGCTCAAGCAAGTTTCATGTTATCGATATGTTGATTTTCATACCTTactgaaatgactgaaaacCAGTGGCAGCCTGAAAGGAAGCAAACAGATATTCCAATATTTAAAACACTAAGGCAACTTTGGAAAATGGTCAGCAGTAATGTAAGGTGTATGCAATTAGTAACTGATTGGGTAAAACATGCACTTTTACAACACCGTTATGAACctttaaatgaatacaaaaaatataaccATATATAAGTCAAGAACACCTCTGTCCTTAAGATCTAGACTGGACTTTGTTCTATTTAGGAGGTAAGCAGTTAAAACATCTGGGAACGTACAGATCAATCTCTCTGAGCAACCAGTTAAAAATAAGAGTGAAGAAGAGAAACGGCTGTCAGATATGATCAAGGCCTAGATTTTTGTCTTTCACACTCGCTGTAGTTTTTGAATCCCTCTATCTTCTGGCAGAGGCTTTGCGATCAGATTAACTCCGACGTCTGCAAGCTTCCCACAGAGCCTGAATACAACTGCTTAATGTGAGCAGCTTCATATAAGCCCGAATGAGGATTTTGTGGTTATGTAAGATAAGGCCTGTAGAAAAAGGAGATTCATTTGGCGTTTCTCAGGCTGACACAGATGAAAGGACTGAGCAGGCTAAAGAAGAAAGTTCCAGGAAGATGTGAGAAATTGCATGCTGGGGTAGCGGCAAGGGATAGGCAGACAGATGTAAGCATGTAATGCATATAAGGACTCTTGGATGAAGGATTCCCTTAGGCTACGTGTTTCTATTTTGGTTATTCATGTGTTCTGCTGAGCCAAATCTGTGTCATCATAAGGCAGgctttttcctgcatagaggaagtTTTGGCGCCACCCAAAGAGGTTTTTAGCCAGCACCAAAGGAAAAATTACCAGTGCCAAAACGATAAGAATTCAGAGAAAGgtagcaattcaaatcctctccgAATTTGTTCAATAGCAGTTTGCCAAACAACCGTTGAACAAGCTGAACTTGAATATGAGAGCTTATCTCAGTTTAGGCTGTATAGGACTCTCCCCATGATTTTAAATGtagtatttaaatattaatattttttttaagcagttttgttaattgggaTTTTATTTACTCGAGCATAAAAggcatttttgtttatcaaattgtcagaaataacgaATGCAAATGCATAGATTCCTGTCAAATAACAGactcattttctttattgtagGGGGACCGATCATGTTTTCTGTGTTGCGAAGTCTCTTTTCGGTAttagaataataaaaatcaattgctttttcaatccactagatggtgcagttgtttttttttcctagtAAGAATATGTCTTTTTCGATAAAACCGATGGTGACAAAGTTTTTCTTTGGGGACAAATTTTGAAATTAATAAGAGagaaaggtaataaattgctatatatatatatatatatatatcgcagaatagcacaatatatttaaattgcaataatattgtatcgtgatataagtatcgtgataatatcgtatcgcgataatattgtatcgtggcATAAGCATTGTGATAATATTGTATcttgacataagtatcgtgatatcgTATCTTGACATAAGTCTCGTGacaatattgtatcgtgacaatattgtatcgtgacaatattgtatcgtgacataagtattgtgataATAACGTATCTTGACATAAGTCTCGTGacaatattgtatcgtgacaagTATCATGATAATATTGCATCATGACaagtattgtgacataagtattgtgatattgtatcgtgacataagtaccGTGATAATATCTTatcatgacataagtatcgtattgtggggcctctggtgattcccacccctattgTAATATTACAAAAATGTTGTATTAGCTTAgtaaaaaagtcttaatatgTTGAGAATAACCTTACCATTTTGTGAATTGTAGAGTAAGTAACAGGTGAGAGGTGTCTTTCTTGCCCACAGTTAAATGACACGATTCGTACCACTTGTAAAAACGGAGAGTGGTGTTTATCTTCTCCAACTCTCTGCAGGAAAGTGAATAAAtccattttccaaaatgttggaGTATTACTTTAAAACCAGGGTGGAAGGGTTTTAACATGCAGTTCCTCCAACGGCCCTTAAAAAAACTCCTCATTTCTCTCTTGAAATACAAGTTTTGCAAACATTTGCTCACAACACTATGCTTCAATTAAAGATATCACAGCTTAAAGAGAGGTATGTTTGGGCAAACTGTTtaatatacatatactgtatataataagaGTTTCAGCGACTCTGCTGTGGTGTTTGTTAGTAATTAAAAGGATAAGGTTggtgatattttatatattttcttgGAGCTGAGAGCCACAGAGAGGATCGGAAAGTCAGACAATATTAAGAGACGGACTACCaaattgttgattttggtcttttcatgggatttgttgacaataagataAATATAGAATACATGTTTTTCATGCATAATGTATAGGCTTCTATAAAACATTTCATACCAAGTAGACATCCAGTTCagactctgattggctcctgCTGAGAGACAGCAGAGGATCGTCCAGAGCAATCGTTGAACTGGAGGCTCGCCGCTCCTCACTGCAACATAAGAATACAGTCAGTGTATGTAAAGATGTAAATGAGCACACTAAGTTTGTGGTTTCTGCTTATAGCTCCACTTTTGATGACATTTTGTTCTTCAGGAAAATACAAACTTACAGTCATTCTAAATCTGGTGAGTCTCGACTTCAGTCAACAATCAAGGATAAAAGTAAACCTGAATTTCAGAATAAGATTGTTTTTCTAAATgacacaaaaaacagaaatgaagccCACACACGTTTTCAGATTCTCCTAAATAgacctgtaacaattattacaaaattgtctaattgtcttttatttttttacataatcacggtttctttgtttaaagcgtaactctcaccaaaatgcaacctagggtctttttgtgaatgtactcgagtcaaacttttgtttaaaagcataattaggacagaatcgccacttttaagattcaacgtattttcgttttcggtcaaatggccttttgaatgggagtgctaggggcactactatgatcgcatcaaaatcactatttttaaaacactaagaaggctcgacacaacatgaaactttgctcgaagtatcaccagggtctctacacatgaacgccagcattgagaacattgtttgtgtacacagagtttactaaaaaaggttttgaacaactcactttagcagttgttgcTTCCGCTTgccgccatcttgccagtcaaaaagtgtcgatctccgaatgcgaatgaacggactccataggaggaaatatcattcttatatgaggctcctttttcaactacaaggtcaatattgattttcactaaaaacaaaacaacaaattaggagctttccatctttactctcctccctgtaaCGTTGTattcggagatcgacactttttgactggcaagatggcggcgagcggaaaaaccaactgctaaagtgagatgttcaaaaccttttttagtaaactttgtgtacacaaacaatgttgtcaatgctcgagttcatgtgtagagcccctggtgatacttcgagcaaagtttcatgttgtgtcgagccttcttaatgttttaaaaatagctattttgatgctatcatagtagtgcccctagcactcccattcaaaaggccatttgaccgaaaacgagaatacggtcaatcttaaaagtggcacttccgtcctaaatatgcttttaaacgaaagtttgactcgggtacatttacaaaaagaccctaggttgcattttggcgagagttacactttaactgCAAtaaattgctaacattagctaaggtcttaaggcgtatgactggtaagtgttgattttgtttgacatgccaaattgtaattacagtatataggttattattggtcggactatacatttttattattatttcaattgttagttgttggcaatAGACCCTAAACACGTTtataacaacaaaaatgacaagggtGGGGGGATACAAACGTAATTATGTCTGGGACAATCAATTGAACcacaaaatttggaattgttacagctgtACTcctaatacatttattttttcattttctatgtATTTTGACCTCCTGGGCCCTTTTTTCAAGATTAAATGAAAACTCCATCACTGTGAAATATACCACTAGAAAACATTATCTAATCCTTTTCTGTTCTGCTCAGTTCAATACCTAGCATCGtgctttttgtgaatgtgaagTGATCGAACGATCTTTTCTAACTTTTCTAAATTCCTGGAAAGCTGAGATTTGACAACTGCATGCGTAATGTACCTGTTTTCAAGGTATTCTTCAGAATCTCCAGTGGACTTGAAAGAAACTCTCGGAAGAAGGTCCGGTTGCCTGGAGGAACTGTACACTGTTGTAACAAGCAAATCATCAATCAGTGAATCAAGCAAAGCCTCCCCGAAAACAttgcaaaaaaatgtttgctCAAATATCATGTTCAATGCTATCCTAAAGCTCACTGGTTCCATCCAGGTTGTCCATGCTTTGagccttcttctcctccttcctctcctccctctgcgGGGACAGCAACTCCTGAGAGGCTGACTTCCCTGCGTAGAGGgaactcctcttcctctttgagGATGCTCCTCTTAAAGCTGAGACACACGCAGAAAGAGTGGTTTTTAAAAAGAGAAGCTCACTAATCTCAGAGTACAGGAGTTATGTTAGCTCAGCGACTTACGGTGAATCTTTTTAAATACAGTCGAGCCCATGAATTTCAGAAATCTGTCCGCGTAAAAACTGGGCCTGTGCACCGACACCGTGTCCTGGGAAGCAAAGGATGCTGTCAGATATaaatacgcacgcacgcacgcacacacacacacacacacgtgtagatacatacagtcatgtgaacacattaggacacccatgctaaagttgactaaaaagaggaataaaaaaaatcatctttaggaaattgatcttaatgccttaattaaaaaaattaggaaaattccaacctttaaggacaccaattttctatgtgaatgaataatgtatcggaaataaataaatgttcttccttaaaatacagggagtataagtaagtacacccctatgttaaattcccatagaggcaggcagatttttatttttaaaggccagttatttcatggatccaggatactatgcatcctgataaagttcccttggcctttggaattaaaatagccccccatcatcacatacccttcaccatacctagagattagcattgttttatttcagttagcctaaaagctggtttgatttgcattgagagatgattttatggaaagtaccccatgccaatctggATGGGGAGTTACTTACCCCGTCATGTACAAGAGCTTTCCAGGAGTGTTCCACCTTCTTGATGAACCTGCAAtcacaaattaaaaatacatgaatCTTATAGAAACTGTGTGTCTACGGAGCCTGGTGGCACACTCCAGACTCTCCTGACATATTCTATGGAGTCTGTGTATGGAGTGACAAAATTGAAGTGATCGTGAAAtggtaaaatgtaaatgttaaggCGCTGATTAAAAATGTTAAGGATGAAATATGACAGGCAAACACAAaaggaaatataaaaaatataaaaaactactgtgtgtgtgtgtgtgtgtgtgtgtgtgggtatgcgtgtatgcgtgtgtgttacTGTGAGCTTACCTGTAGGACTGAAGGATGTCGATGATTCCTAAAAAGATGAGAAGGTTCTCGTCTTTATGTTTGGCAGGAATTCCACCcaatctgaaaaaaaagaaagaaaagaaagacgcGTTAATCAATATTACAGAGTAACGGACCTCAACGTGTTTGGTGAAATAGTTATATGTGTAGCATACAGTATAGCTGACTTTTAAAAGTTTCGTATTGTTGCTATGGTGCCACCATCAAGTTGGTCAGTTGGACCGCATCGTGCGATTATGCAAACTTTCACAACGGCGAGTTTTTGTTCATGGGCAAGCAGTTTGTGTAAGAGTACAGAAGAAAAAGCAGAATAAGagtctttgaaacaaaaaagagaaaaagagctgcatagagagaagagagaaacacagacagacctcAAACAAACCTAAAATAGCATCTTGAAGCCATCCCTCCACTCTATCAAACATCTTGAGTTGGTTTGGAGATCATAATCTGTAAAGCAGACGGCTACCAAAAGATAACCCTTAGCCCTACTCTCAGGTAGCTGCAAAGGAACGCCAATATAAAACCAAGCTGTGAAATGTCATGTTTCAATCTGTATTTTCCCATATGACATGCCCTCCAAAGCCAAAAAAGCTAATAAATAGTGTTCATCAGGGATGGACCAATAATCGGCCCTTGCCGACTATCGGGGCCGTTCtgtttcagtgttttatttgcctgataactgataaagttaattaattaaaactaCTACtcgggcgcctggatagctcagttggtaaagcgtatatagaggtttactcctcgacgcagcaggcccgggttcgactccgaccttcagccctttgctgcatgtcatccccccctttcatatcttcagctgtcctgtcaaaccATTCCAAaaatcttaaatttgacttaaaagatttttaattttcactgtaaatgcgtACCTGAAAAAACAGTATCTGTCGATCCCTAGTGTTTATAAAAGAAGAGAATTGCAAAAAAGTCTCACGTGTCGTCATCAGCCACCGGTTCAGGGGCCTTTGCGTTCCCCTGGATGGACTCGAGGGCGGTGGAGTAGAGGACTTTCT is drawn from Sander vitreus isolate 19-12246 chromosome 16, sanVit1, whole genome shotgun sequence and contains these coding sequences:
- the pip5k1ba gene encoding phosphatidylinositol-4-phosphate 5-kinase, type I, beta a isoform X3; its protein translation is MQDFSVVESVFLPSEGSNLTPAHHYPDFRLKTYAPLAFRYFRELFGIKPDDYLYSICNEPLIELCNPGASSSWFYLTSDDEFIIKTVQHKEAEFLQKLLPGYYMNLNQNPRTLLPKFYGLYCIQCGGVTVRVVVMNNVLPRAINMHYKYDLKGSSYKRRASRKERLKSSPTFKDLDFQEMHEGLHFDPDTYSALMKTLQRDCRVLESFKIMDYSLLLGIHISDRKPLSRENRCDSRRGQKVLYSTALESIQGNAKAPEPVADDDTLGGIPAKHKDENLLIFLGIIDILQSYRFIKKVEHSWKALVHDGDTVSVHRPSFYADRFLKFMGSTVFKKIHPLRGASSKRKRSSLYAGKSASQELLSPQREERKEEKKAQSMDNLDGTMYSSSRQPDLLPRVSFKSTGDSEEYLENSEERRASSSTIALDDPLLSLSRSQSESELDVYLRVGEDKHHSPFLQVVRIVSFNCGQERHLSPVTYSTIHKMVRLFSTY